Below is a genomic region from Rhodohalobacter sp. 614A.
AGACAGAATATGACTGTTTTAGGCATCGAATCTTCATGTGATGAAACGGCTGCGGCCGTTTGGTCGGATGGCTCCATTCTATCGAATATAATTGCCTCTCAGGCCATCCATGAACAATTCGGTGGAGTGGTTCCGGAGCTTGCTTCGCGCGCGCATCATAAAACCATTTGGAAGACGGTTAACCAGGCCTTGGAAGAAGCGCAGGTTTCTTTGGATGAAATTGATGCCATCGCGGTAGCACAAGGTCCCGGTTTGATGGGGTCTTTATTGGTTGGCCTGAGTTTTGCCAAGGGATTATCCATCTCTCAGGAGAAACCGATTATAGGCGTCAATCATATCGATGCGCACATGTATGCCAACTTTATTGAACACGAAGAAGTATATCCCTTTCTTGCACTCATTGTATCGGGTGGACACACGAGATTGGTACATGTTGATAAACTATTCTCTCACAATGTCTTGGGGAAAACCCGGGATGATGCCGCCGGTGAGGCTTTTGACAAGATAGGTAAACTGTTGAACCTGGATTATCCGGCTGGCCCGGTTATCGATAAACTCTCAAAAAAAGGAGATCCCGGTTTTCACGATTTTCCGCGATCTATGATTAACAAAGGTCTCGATTTTAGTTTCTCAGGATTGAAAACGAGCGTGCTCTACTACACACAAGAGAAAGGGGATGCGTTTGTTCAGGAACACTTGAATGACATCTGTGCAAGTGTTTCGGGTGCCATTACGGATGTGCTCCAGGTAAAGCTGAAAAGAGGGGTAAAAAAAACCGGGGTAAAAAATATAATGTTGGCAGGCGGTGTATCAGCTAATTCAATGTTAAGAGATAAAGTGGGAATGATGGCGCAAAAAATGGGACTAAACCTCATGATTCCTTCCAGTCAATATTGCACCGATAATGCCGCAATGATTGCCGTCACAGGTGCGTTAAAAGCAAGAGAAGGGCATTACGACGATTTGCATATCAAGCCATTTGCAAGGTTACAGGAGAGTTAAATCGGAAAATGGATCAGAGCGAGGGAGTGCAACGGCTGCTGCAATCTTCTAACGAGCGTCTGGAGATTACTTAACTCTGTTCGAAATGACAGAATCACATCCAAAAACAAAAGACAAAACTTGAAAAAAGGATTTGAAAAAACGCGTATACTACTTATTTAACGGTTTTTGCAAAATATTCGAATTTTAGACTTCCTTTTTATCATATTTTAAAAATGAGAACTTCGTTTATAAAAAAGGAGTTTAATAATAAATGAGGTAGATTTTTGAGTGCCTATGGCAAATGTGGATACAGACATTCGCAATCAGGTTGACCATTACGAGCTCGACAAGAAACAAATGAGCGGGTTGCGGGGATTGTTGCGTCTCTGTCACACCCATTTGGATGAGACGGACGATGATTTGATTACCCGGGCATTCAAGCTTTGCTGCAAATCACACGAGAATGTAAAAAGAGCATCCGGGGAGCCCTACTACGAACATCCGCTTGAGGTTGCTAAAATCATGGCGGAGGAATTTAATATTGATGATATCTCCGTTGCAGCTTCTCTTTTGCATGATACGGTTGAAGATACCAGCGTTACGCTGGATGAAATAGAAGAACTTTTCGGCACAACGGTTAAGCATATTATTGACGGTCTCACAAAGATTACCGGCGTTTTTGAAAACCGGGATACCAAGCAGGCAGAAACCTTTATGAAGCTGCTCCTGTCGATGGCCGAAGATATTCGTGTGGTTCTGATCAAGTTTGCGGATCGCCTGCACAATATGCGTACCATCCAGCATTTGCCAAAGCAGAAGCAGCTCAACAAGGCCACAGAGACGATTGAATTGTATGCACCGCTCGCGCATCGGTTTGGGCTTTTTAAGATCAAAAATGAGTTTGAGGATCTATGTTTTAAAGTCATTGATCCGAATTCATACAAATATCTGGTAAGAAAGCTCAGGGAGAAGCGTGAAGCAAGAGAGGCATTTATTGAAGAATTCATGCAGCCGATCAAAGGCGAGCTGGATAAACAGAAATTTAAATTCGAAATAAAGGGGCGACCAAAGCACATCTACTCGATCTACCGAAAAATGCAGACGCAGCAAAAGCCATTTGAGGAGATCTATGACTTGTTCGCCATCCGTATAATCCTTGAAGATCCACACACAAAAGAAGACTGCTGGAGAGTCTATTCCATCATCACCGATTGGTATACGCCCATTCCCAAACGGTTTCGTGATTTTATTTCCGTCCCCAAAGCCAATGGTTATCAATCGCTTCACACAACGGTAATTACAAAACAGGGACGTAAAGTAGAAGTTCAGATCCGAACCCGGAAGATGGATTATATTGCTGAACAGGGACTTGCCGCACACTGGAAGTATAAAGAAGGAAGCAGCGGGGGAAGTAATGAACTCGACAAATTCGTGAATTGGGTGCGAGATGTTCTCGAGACACCACGGCCTGACGCCGCTACGGAATTTGTAAAAGATTTCCAGCTGAATTTGTACCAGGATGAAATCTATGTGTTTACTCCACAGGGGGAACTGAAGACCCTGCCGAATGGTGCTTCCTGTATTGACTTTGCATTCGAAATTCACAGTGAGATTGGTGAACGTGCGGTTTCTGCAAAAGTGAATGGAAAAATGGCTCCGCTACGCCAGAAGTTGAAAATTGGTGACCAAGTTGAAATCATAACCGGAAACAGAATCAATCTGAATGCTGATTGGATGGAGGATGTGGTAACACACAAAGCCAAGGCTCGTATCCGCCAGTTTATCAAACAAAAAGAGAGGAAAGTTGCCAACGAGGGAAGGGAAGCCTGGGAAAAGCGGGCTTCTCGCGGAAAAGTTGAAATTTCTGACCAGGAGCTCACAAAAGTTGCCAAGCGCTTTAAGTTCAGCGATGCCCAGGACATGTTTTATGAAATAGGTTCCGGCGCGTTTGAGGTAAATGAATTGTTCAAGATCGTCAAGCAGCTTAAAAGCAAAGGCAGGTTGGATGACGAGTCGGAGGATCAGCAAAAGAAACTCTCGGATGAAGATATTTCAGAAGAGTATTTTACTACAGCCCGCTCTGTGGGCGATGGTAAAGCACTTTTGGTTGAAGGTGAACTGAGCAACGTTAAATATTCATATGCGAACTGCTGCAATCCCATTCCGGGAGATAACGTGATTGGTTTCATCAGCCGGAATGGTGATGTAAAAATTCACAGGTCTAATTGTAAAAATGCCCATCACCTGATACGTACCGACAGTGAACGAATTGTGGATGTTTCCTGGGCAAGAAATATTGACGAACAATTTTTGGGCGCTATAAAAGTTGTAGGAGAGGACAGGGTTGGATTGGTCAATGATTTAACTGAGGTACTCTCAAAGTCCATGCAAACAAATATGAAGAGTATCAATGTGAGCAGTGAGGGCGGTATGTTTGAAGGAATCATTACAGCTCATGTTAATGACCTGAAACACCTCGAAAAAATTATCAGGAAACTTGAAAAAGTTGAGGGAATTAAAACCGTTCTCCGGTATGAGTAAAATTTGCTATGTATCATAGGTGCAAACACTTATATCGCCACTACAGCAAGAAATTTCTATGGACTTACTTTAAATATTTTTATTTTTAACGAACGTTAAAGTGTTCGTTAATAATCAGATAGAGCGAAAAAAATAATAATAGGATGGTTACTTATACAAAACGCGATATAGTACGTACAGTCGCCGATAAAATGGATGTACCCCTGAATCAAGCAGAACCATGGGTTGACAATGTAATTGATTCTTTGAGAGACAAGATGATGGCAGCAGACCCTACTTGCAGAATTGAACTCAGAAATTTTGGTGTGTTCGAGGTGAAAGAGACGAAAGCGAAACCAAAAGCACGAAATCCAAAAACCAATGAAGTGATTTACGTTCCGGCCCACCGGAAAACGCATTTCAAACCGAGCAAGAAACTTAAGAAGTTCCTTAAAAAACCTCTCAGCGAGGTAAAAGAGGAAGATTGATTGACGGACTTCGGTAGAGTTTTGGGTGTTGATGTTGGAAGTAAACGAGTGGGTTTGGCCAGAACCGATCTGCTCAGAACCAATGCTAACCCTTTCGGCACCTTTGCACCGGATGAATCCATTATAGAAATTGAGCGGCAGGTGAAATCAGAAGGCCCGATCAAGGCTATTGTGGTTGGCTGGCCGCTTACTCCCCAGGGAGATCCGACAGATGCTACGGAATTGGTGGAAAACTATATTAACACCTTGAAAAACAAATTCCGTGATGTTAAAATCTATACGATGGATGAGCGTTACAGCTCCCGCCAGGCACAGAAGCTTATGGTCGATGCCGGTGTACCAAAAAT
It encodes:
- the tsaD gene encoding tRNA (adenosine(37)-N6)-threonylcarbamoyltransferase complex transferase subunit TsaD yields the protein MTVLGIESSCDETAAAVWSDGSILSNIIASQAIHEQFGGVVPELASRAHHKTIWKTVNQALEEAQVSLDEIDAIAVAQGPGLMGSLLVGLSFAKGLSISQEKPIIGVNHIDAHMYANFIEHEEVYPFLALIVSGGHTRLVHVDKLFSHNVLGKTRDDAAGEAFDKIGKLLNLDYPAGPVIDKLSKKGDPGFHDFPRSMINKGLDFSFSGLKTSVLYYTQEKGDAFVQEHLNDICASVSGAITDVLQVKLKRGVKKTGVKNIMLAGGVSANSMLRDKVGMMAQKMGLNLMIPSSQYCTDNAAMIAVTGALKAREGHYDDLHIKPFARLQES
- a CDS encoding RelA/SpoT family protein is translated as MANVDTDIRNQVDHYELDKKQMSGLRGLLRLCHTHLDETDDDLITRAFKLCCKSHENVKRASGEPYYEHPLEVAKIMAEEFNIDDISVAASLLHDTVEDTSVTLDEIEELFGTTVKHIIDGLTKITGVFENRDTKQAETFMKLLLSMAEDIRVVLIKFADRLHNMRTIQHLPKQKQLNKATETIELYAPLAHRFGLFKIKNEFEDLCFKVIDPNSYKYLVRKLREKREAREAFIEEFMQPIKGELDKQKFKFEIKGRPKHIYSIYRKMQTQQKPFEEIYDLFAIRIILEDPHTKEDCWRVYSIITDWYTPIPKRFRDFISVPKANGYQSLHTTVITKQGRKVEVQIRTRKMDYIAEQGLAAHWKYKEGSSGGSNELDKFVNWVRDVLETPRPDAATEFVKDFQLNLYQDEIYVFTPQGELKTLPNGASCIDFAFEIHSEIGERAVSAKVNGKMAPLRQKLKIGDQVEIITGNRINLNADWMEDVVTHKAKARIRQFIKQKERKVANEGREAWEKRASRGKVEISDQELTKVAKRFKFSDAQDMFYEIGSGAFEVNELFKIVKQLKSKGRLDDESEDQQKKLSDEDISEEYFTTARSVGDGKALLVEGELSNVKYSYANCCNPIPGDNVIGFISRNGDVKIHRSNCKNAHHLIRTDSERIVDVSWARNIDEQFLGAIKVVGEDRVGLVNDLTEVLSKSMQTNMKSINVSSEGGMFEGIITAHVNDLKHLEKIIRKLEKVEGIKTVLRYE
- a CDS encoding HU family DNA-binding protein, producing MVTYTKRDIVRTVADKMDVPLNQAEPWVDNVIDSLRDKMMAADPTCRIELRNFGVFEVKETKAKPKARNPKTNEVIYVPAHRKTHFKPSKKLKKFLKKPLSEVKEED
- the ruvX gene encoding Holliday junction resolvase RuvX gives rise to the protein MTDFGRVLGVDVGSKRVGLARTDLLRTNANPFGTFAPDESIIEIERQVKSEGPIKAIVVGWPLTPQGDPTDATELVENYINTLKNKFRDVKIYTMDERYSSRQAQKLMVDAGVPKMKRRQKGRVDQAAAALILQQFLEAYPEI